One stretch of Astatotilapia calliptera chromosome 3, fAstCal1.2, whole genome shotgun sequence DNA includes these proteins:
- the LOC113010754 gene encoding cell surface A33 antigen-like, whose translation MSAVTASLCSTLLFFGIFVFVSADQKNITAESGQNVTLPCRASNNNNIRVVEWSRADLRDEYVLFYRDELFDPHSQHLSFMNRVDLQDRQMRAGDVSLILKDVTINDNGTYECRVKTGSNRRKRAILDGDPISNITLSVVDPPGQTGGDTEDGGKEAGSVGLIVGLTVAALLLFTGVVGFLIYNKRRKHSQHSYQSRDKPKPVENGSAIHTDSEKPALLKQAEG comes from the exons accagaaaaacatcacagctgagtctggacagaaCGTCACTCTGCCATGTCGAGCttcaaacaacaataacatcaGAGTAGTggagtggagcagagctgacctgagagacgaATATGTGCTTTTTTATAGAGATGAGCTCTTTGACCCACACAGCCAGCATTTATCTTTTATGAATCGAGttgatctgcaggacagacagatgagggctggagacgtgtctttgattctgaaggatgtgacgattaatgataatggaacatacgagtgtcgtGTCAAGACAGGATCAAACCGTAGAAAAAGAGCTATTTTGGATGGTGACCCCATCAGCAACATCACCCTGAGTgttgttgatcctccag gtcagacaggaggagacacagaggatggagggaaggaggctgGCTCTGTTGGACTGATCGTTGGCCTGACAGTAGCTGCTCTGCTTCTTTTTACtggtgttgttggttttttgatCTACAACAAACGACGAAAACACAGTCAGCATTCATACCAGTCTCGTGATAAACCGAAACCTGTTGAAAATGGCTCAGCAATTCACACAGACTCAGAGAAGCCTGCATTGCTAAAACAAGCGGAAGGATAA